One window of the Falco biarmicus isolate bFalBia1 chromosome 2, bFalBia1.pri, whole genome shotgun sequence genome contains the following:
- the POMP gene encoding proteasome maturation protein isoform X2 gives MGRLRPPVAPSLSVPQPARREEVVPWSSVADSSGVTTEDGMGTAQDGNEQGGIANNSRGAASLLKDVIPITEFSASGLLEGPDLLRRGFTSVKNELLPTHPLELSEKNVQRLPFLYSSNIALDTLRGNDESIGFEDILNDPSQSEVMGEPHMMMEYKLGLF, from the exons atggggaggctGAGACCCCCGGTAGCCCCCAGTCTCTCGGTGCCGCAGCCAGCGCGGCGGGAGGAGGTCGTGCCTTGGTCCTCTGTGGCGGACAGCAGTGGTGTGACCACCGAAGATGGCATGGGCACTG cccaggacGGGAATGAACAAGGAGGAATTGCAAAT aattCCAGAGGCGCTGCTTCTCTGCTGAAGGATGTTATCCCCATCACTGAATTCTCAGCCTCAGGACTACTTGAAGGCCCTGATCTTCTGCGTAGAGG CTTTACTAGTGTGAAAAATGAATTGTTGCCCACCCACCCACTGgagctgtcagaaaaaaat GTCCAGCGTCTCCCATTTCTTTACAGCTCAAACATAGCACTGGATACTCTGAGGGGAAATGATGAATCCATTGGTTTTGAGGATATCCTTAATG ATCCTTCACAGAGTGAAGTTATGGGAGAACCACATATGATGATGGAATACAAGCTTGGTTTATTTTAA
- the POMP gene encoding proteasome maturation protein isoform X4, producing the protein MNSRGAASLLKDVIPITEFSASGLLEGPDLLRRGFTSVKNELLPTHPLELSEKNFQLNQDKTNFATLRNIQGLHAPLKLQMELRAVKQVQRLPFLYSSNIALDTLRGNDESIGFEDILNDPSQSEVMGEPHMMMEYKLGLF; encoded by the exons ATG aattCCAGAGGCGCTGCTTCTCTGCTGAAGGATGTTATCCCCATCACTGAATTCTCAGCCTCAGGACTACTTGAAGGCCCTGATCTTCTGCGTAGAGG CTTTACTAGTGTGAAAAATGAATTGTTGCCCACCCACCCACTGgagctgtcagaaaaaaat TTCCAGTTAAATCAAGATAAAACAAACTTTGCCACGTTGAGAAACATTCAAGGACTCCATGCACCTTTAAAGCTGCAGATGGAGCTCCGAGCAGTGAAACAG GTCCAGCGTCTCCCATTTCTTTACAGCTCAAACATAGCACTGGATACTCTGAGGGGAAATGATGAATCCATTGGTTTTGAGGATATCCTTAATG ATCCTTCACAGAGTGAAGTTATGGGAGAACCACATATGATGATGGAATACAAGCTTGGTTTATTTTAA
- the POMP gene encoding proteasome maturation protein isoform X3: MAWALNSRGAASLLKDVIPITEFSASGLLEGPDLLRRGFTSVKNELLPTHPLELSEKNFQLNQDKTNFATLRNIQGLHAPLKLQMELRAVKQVQRLPFLYSSNIALDTLRGNDESIGFEDILNDPSQSEVMGEPHMMMEYKLGLF, encoded by the exons ATGGCATGGGCACTG aattCCAGAGGCGCTGCTTCTCTGCTGAAGGATGTTATCCCCATCACTGAATTCTCAGCCTCAGGACTACTTGAAGGCCCTGATCTTCTGCGTAGAGG CTTTACTAGTGTGAAAAATGAATTGTTGCCCACCCACCCACTGgagctgtcagaaaaaaat TTCCAGTTAAATCAAGATAAAACAAACTTTGCCACGTTGAGAAACATTCAAGGACTCCATGCACCTTTAAAGCTGCAGATGGAGCTCCGAGCAGTGAAACAG GTCCAGCGTCTCCCATTTCTTTACAGCTCAAACATAGCACTGGATACTCTGAGGGGAAATGATGAATCCATTGGTTTTGAGGATATCCTTAATG ATCCTTCACAGAGTGAAGTTATGGGAGAACCACATATGATGATGGAATACAAGCTTGGTTTATTTTAA
- the POMP gene encoding proteasome maturation protein isoform X1: MGRLRPPVAPSLSVPQPARREEVVPWSSVADSSGVTTEDGMGTAQDGNEQGGIANNSRGAASLLKDVIPITEFSASGLLEGPDLLRRGFTSVKNELLPTHPLELSEKNFQLNQDKTNFATLRNIQGLHAPLKLQMELRAVKQVQRLPFLYSSNIALDTLRGNDESIGFEDILNDPSQSEVMGEPHMMMEYKLGLF, encoded by the exons atggggaggctGAGACCCCCGGTAGCCCCCAGTCTCTCGGTGCCGCAGCCAGCGCGGCGGGAGGAGGTCGTGCCTTGGTCCTCTGTGGCGGACAGCAGTGGTGTGACCACCGAAGATGGCATGGGCACTG cccaggacGGGAATGAACAAGGAGGAATTGCAAAT aattCCAGAGGCGCTGCTTCTCTGCTGAAGGATGTTATCCCCATCACTGAATTCTCAGCCTCAGGACTACTTGAAGGCCCTGATCTTCTGCGTAGAGG CTTTACTAGTGTGAAAAATGAATTGTTGCCCACCCACCCACTGgagctgtcagaaaaaaat TTCCAGTTAAATCAAGATAAAACAAACTTTGCCACGTTGAGAAACATTCAAGGACTCCATGCACCTTTAAAGCTGCAGATGGAGCTCCGAGCAGTGAAACAG GTCCAGCGTCTCCCATTTCTTTACAGCTCAAACATAGCACTGGATACTCTGAGGGGAAATGATGAATCCATTGGTTTTGAGGATATCCTTAATG ATCCTTCACAGAGTGAAGTTATGGGAGAACCACATATGATGATGGAATACAAGCTTGGTTTATTTTAA